Sequence from the Ectothiorhodospira sp. BSL-9 genome:
GGACGGCGTGATCCTCCATGACGGCCCCCACCGGTCCACCTTCCTGCCCGCCGTATGGGAGCAACTGCCCGATCCCGTCACCTTCATGGCCGCCCTGCGCCAGAAGGCCGGCCTGCCGCAGCGCCACTGGTCGAATTCCCTGAGGCTGTGGCGCTACACGGTAGCGGTGCTGGAAGAGCCAGCAAACGCCTGATGGGCCGCGGCCACCGCACGCCCATGGCCAGTGGGCGCTGCAGCCTGTGCTACGCCCCTTGGCGCGCCGCCCCATTTGGGCTATTCTCCGCCCTCCCATCGGCCCGCTACCAAGCCAGCCCGTGGGATATGCTAGTATCTCCGTTATGCGCCCGTAGCTCAGCTGGATAGAGTACTGCCCTCCGAAGGCAGGGGTCGCAGGTTCGAATCCTGCCGGGCGCGCCATATCCCCTTAAATCAAAGGCTTACAGCCTCTCCATCGGCGCCGAAATGGCCGATGAGTGCTACCCACGCCTGCCAGCACTCGTTTTTGGCCTGTTTGCGGCCATCACTCAGCGAGTCAAGGCCTCCTTTTTCCGAAATGACCCGTTTTGGGCGTGTGCCCGGAATGTGCCCTGGGTGTGCCCGTGGGCGAAAAGAAGGATCCTCATGGGGGGCGGGCATTGAGTCTTAGCCGCATCTGGGCGCGCGCCCTAAATCCGATAACCCCTATCGGATATTCCCAAACCAGCAGGTATCCCCCACCCCCCCCCCTGTCAGGATAAGTGTGTGTGCCGCAGCAATGCGGTTTCGGTTGGTGAGAGCTGACCGGGCAGCATGAGAAGCTGCCGAAGTGATGGCGGAACCGACCCGCCGGAGTCTGTCTGCAGGGACCGGCTCCAAACCACCCTCGAGCGGCATTGGTTGAAGACCGTTGTCGTGAGCGTCGGGGGAGAAGGCACATCCACGTGGTGTGTCAGGTATGGATCGAGAAGACGAGTGCAAACGAATCACTGTTGACGTGTCGAAAATGATTAGGCGACATCAAAACCGGGGGCGACATTTACCCTCGGGACAAATCCACCGGAAGCCTGCTGACTGGGTGGGTGGTGTCCGGCATAGAAGTGGCGTGATCTCGATCTGGGCGCTTCGGCGGAACTGCGGGAACTCAAGTCGTGATGCCAAGGGAGACTGCCAAGTGACACAAAACAAGGCACTGAGTACCGATGTACGACTTGAGGACGGACCGGCCCGTATGAGCGATGAGGCGGCTGTAATGGCTGCGGAGCAAAGGGGCCGGGTTGTTCTGGTCGACCCGATGGTCAACTCCGATTCTGGAGGATGAGCCCTTGATGTCGGCAAAACCGTTTGTGATTCCAAAGCGGCTGATATGGGAAGCCTATCGCCGCGTGAAGGCCAACCGCGGCGCAGCGGGGGTCGATGCGGTTTCCATCGAGCAGTTTGATGAAAACCGAAATGGCAATCTCTACCGGATCTGGAACCGGTTGTCCTCAGGCAGTTATTTCCCGCCTGCGGTCAAAGCGGTCCCCATCCCCAAGAAGTCCGGTGGGGAGCGGATGCTGGGTGTGCCGACCGTCAGCGATCGGATCGCCCAGACCGCCGTCGTCTTGGCCCTGGAACCCGATCTGGAGCGGGTGTTTCACCCGGACTCCTATGGGTACCGGCCGAGTCGCTCGGCCCATGATGCACTCGCAGTGACTCGCCAGCGCTGCTGGCGCCGTGACTGGGTGCTGGAGTACGACATCCGCGGATTGTTTGACAACATCGATCATGCACTGCTACTGCGGGCCCTTCGTCATCATTGTCAGGAGCGATGGATTCTCCTCCATGTGGAGCGTTGGCTGACCGCGCCGATGCAGCGTGCCGATGGAACAGTGATCGAGAGAACGGTCGGCACACCGCAGGGTGGGCCGCTATCACCGTTGCTCGCCAACCTGTTCCTGCACTATGCGCTGGATCACTGGTTGGCCGCGCATCATCCGGAGATCGAGTTTTGTCGCTACGCCGATGATGGCATCTTGCACTGTCACAGCGAGGCCGAGGCACTTCAGATGCGCGAGCATCTGTCGTCTCGGCTGCAAAGCTGCGGGCTTGAACTTCACCCGGACAAGACCCGGGTGGTCTACTGCAAGGACAGCAAGCGACCGGGAACGTATCCGGTTATTCAGTTTGACTTCCTTGGCTACACGTTCAGGCCGCGGCGGATCAGGTTACGCGATGGCACGTTGAAGACGGGCTTTACTCCGGCGGTGAGCCGGACGGCCCTAAAAGCGATGCGCCAACGATTGCGTGACAGTGGGGTGTTCCGGTACAGCCACCATGATCTTCAAGCACTGGCTG
This genomic interval carries:
- the ltrA gene encoding group II intron reverse transcriptase/maturase; its protein translation is MSAKPFVIPKRLIWEAYRRVKANRGAAGVDAVSIEQFDENRNGNLYRIWNRLSSGSYFPPAVKAVPIPKKSGGERMLGVPTVSDRIAQTAVVLALEPDLERVFHPDSYGYRPSRSAHDALAVTRQRCWRRDWVLEYDIRGLFDNIDHALLLRALRHHCQERWILLHVERWLTAPMQRADGTVIERTVGTPQGGPLSPLLANLFLHYALDHWLAAHHPEIEFCRYADDGILHCHSEAEALQMREHLSSRLQSCGLELHPDKTRVVYCKDSKRPGTYPVIQFDFLGYTFRPRRIRLRDGTLKTGFTPAVSRTALKAMRQRLRDSGVFRYSHHDLQALADWTAPRLRGWMRYYCRYRGSEFQTLADYVDFLIVRWAMRKYKRLRGHKTRAYAWLDRQRVKLRSGVWGKEVKVAYPVD